In a genomic window of Amblyomma americanum isolate KBUSLIRL-KWMA chromosome 4, ASM5285725v1, whole genome shotgun sequence:
- the LOC144129615 gene encoding uncharacterized protein LOC144129615 — MDDMLLWGRTKEEHGHHLSLLLARCLENNLKKWTFFQPEVRYLGHILSTEGLRLDQVGFPSKQLMQEETEQFQVNMLEYISASQQRLKELLAATNEDPALVKLRGYAETSWPEKGDVPENVRPYWSYKEELHTQEGRLFRSNKSPVQRLMGRQTRTLLPVPTSHLVPETVSSKAVHSRLQEIRQRQKVYSNRGTRHLPPLSPGQPVTTYDTLQRTWSPALLLRPADTPRSAILRTEDIREIRRTREPLRDLTTRREHSPTKAPEDCPTEDHPSQELRRSTRTRHKPCRYPHPERHN, encoded by the exons ATGGATGACATGCTACTTTGGGGCCGCACGAAGGAGGAGCATGGCCACCACCTGTCGCTTTTGTTGGCACGCTGTCTCGAAAACAACCTCAAgaaatggacctttttccagccCGAAGTCCGCTACCTAGGGCACATCCTTAGCACAGAAGGCCTCCGCCTGGACCAGGTCGG GTTCCCTAGCAAGCAACTCATGCAAGAAGAAACTGAGCAATTTCAAGTAAATATGCTTGAATACATTTCAGCTTCGCAACAGCGCCTGAAGGAACTTCTTGCGGCCACCAATGAAGATCCTGCTCTCGTCAAGCTTCGAGGTTACGCCGAAACAAGCTGGCCAGAAAAAGGCGATGTACCGGAAAATGTGCGTCCGTACTGGTCctacaaagaagagctgcacacgCAAGAAGGTCGTCTTTTTCGCAGCAACAAG TCACCTGTACAGAGACTCATGGGACGGCAAACCAGGACCTTGCTGCCTGTGCCCACCAGCCACCTAGTACCAGAGACAGTATCAAGCAAAGCCGTTCACAGCAGGCTCCAGGAGATCCGTCAACGCCAGAAGGTCTACTCTAACCGCGGAACAAGGCACCTACCGCCACTGTCTCCGGGGCAGCCAGTCACTACATACGACACCCTTCAGCGAACCTGGTCGCCTGCTCTTCTTTTGAGGCCAGCCGACACGCCCCGTTCAGCGATCCTGAGAACGGAAGATATTCGagaaatcagacgcacaagagaACCCCTGCGGGACTTGACGACCCGTCGCGAACACAGTCCAACAAAGGCTCCCGAAGACTGCCCCACAGAAGACCACCCCTCTCAAGAGCTGCGCAGAAGCACGAGGACTCGCCACAAGCCCTGTCGATACCCGCATCCTGAAAGGCATAATTAA